A region from the Bacteroidales bacterium genome encodes:
- a CDS encoding uroporphyrinogen-III synthase, which translates to MNSEPLKNRTIFTTRTPDTADKLAEPLRRYGATVYNLPTIEIQPAVFSSEIEHVLNNIYDFDWLLFTSQNGVRYFLELYKKVHPSGQLPSGLQIGVYGQKSASCLTENGINPDYVSKAKTSDNFFRHLQEKLFRKNQHVLLAMGNMASYKYEKYFEGFVNCSRLIVYHNTIPRHVDRELLSKITADDYDMIVFTSPSTFNNLVYLTQNEISPEKIRAASIGTTTKKAIESQGGNLLLTARRPNIKTLIEDIVQYFHAGDQLIVE; encoded by the coding sequence ATGAATTCTGAACCCCTTAAAAACAGAACGATATTTACAACCCGAACCCCGGATACAGCTGATAAGCTTGCCGAACCCCTCAGAAGATATGGAGCTACGGTGTATAACCTTCCCACGATAGAAATTCAACCCGCAGTATTTTCTTCTGAGATTGAGCATGTATTGAATAATATCTATGATTTCGACTGGCTCTTGTTTACCAGCCAAAACGGCGTGCGGTATTTCCTTGAGCTATATAAAAAAGTGCATCCCTCCGGTCAGTTACCCTCCGGTCTGCAAATTGGTGTATATGGCCAAAAAAGTGCCTCCTGTTTAACTGAGAATGGTATAAACCCTGATTATGTCAGTAAGGCCAAGACTTCGGACAATTTTTTCCGGCATTTACAGGAGAAGCTATTTAGAAAAAATCAGCATGTTTTACTGGCCATGGGCAATATGGCGTCTTATAAATATGAAAAATATTTCGAAGGATTTGTAAACTGTAGCCGCCTGATTGTATATCATAACACAATCCCCAGGCATGTTGACAGAGAGCTGCTCTCAAAGATTACGGCAGACGATTATGATATGATCGTTTTTACAAGTCCCTCTACTTTTAATAATCTGGTGTATTTAACCCAAAACGAGATCAGCCCTGAGAAGATCAGGGCAGCCAGCATCGGAACGACCACAAAAAAAGCCATAGAAAGCCAGGGTGGTAATCTGTTGTTGACGGCACGGAGACCCAATATAAAAACGCTTATAGAGGATATTGTGCAGTATTTTCATGCAGGTGATCAGCTAATTGTAGAATAG